In Candidatus Angelobacter sp., the genomic stretch AAAGAACAGCACACCGAGGATGAACCAGGTAAGCGTGAAACCGAACACGCGTGTCGCCATCAGTTCCGGGAAAAAGTAGTTCAGCAACGGCAGGCCGAGCAGCGCAATCAGGAAGGTGACGGCGCAGGCGGCGGACAATCGGAGTTGCCGGCGCATGAGCAGGCGCAGGAACACGTCGCTGTGGATGTCGGGCTTTTGCTCTTTCGGGGATTCCATGGCCACTGGTTTAGCAAAGCCGCATTCGATGAGCAACGGACGATTTCGAATCCGACGTTGATGAAGAGCGCCGTTGTATCAGTGCCCGGACTGCGGAGACTGCCCTGGCTGCGAAAGGACGGTACCCTCCACGAATCGAGGCTGACTTCGCTCTTTTCAACGGCGGGCGTGTGCCTTACCTTCACCGCACTTTCGACCATGCCGAGTGTCTATATCAAAACCTACGGCTGCCAGATGAACGAGCGCGACAGCGAGGCCGTCGCCGCACAACTTGTGGCGAAGGGCTACACGCTGGCGGTGTCGGACCGGGTCGCGGACGTGGTCCTGCTGAACACCTGCAGCGTGCGCGACATGGCCGAGCAGAAGGCGCTCAACAAAATGGAAAATCTCGCAGCGGAGATGCGCCGCGACCGGCCGGAGGTCGTGCTCGGTTTCCTGGGCTGCATGGCGCAAAGCCGCGGACGCGGGTTGATCGACCGATTGCCCGACGTCGATCTGGTCCTCGGCACGCAAAAATTCCATCGCACTGCGGATTATCTGGACGAGATTCTCACCGGTCGCCGGGACAAGGTGGTGGACGTGGAAGAAGAGAAAGGCAGCGAGGCGACGATCAAGGAGCATCTGCTGAATGGCAACGCGCAGACGAAGTCAGTCACCGCGTTCGTCAGCATCATGCAAGGGTGCAATCAATACTGCACGTTTTGCATT encodes the following:
- a CDS encoding DUF485 domain-containing protein, which encodes MESPKEQKPDIHSDVFLRLLMRRQLRLSAACAVTFLIALLGLPLLNYFFPELMATRVFGFTLTWFILGVLFFPFVWVISYLFIQRSIALERAEVEEIAREGTKQVSHDGRDGAEGEKL